From one Leifsonia soli genomic stretch:
- the glgX gene encoding glycogen debranching protein GlgX yields the protein MTSTDPPRNLGVRVGPHGGELRVFSANADAMELCLFDEHDPDWLVKTVPMSRDANGVWVGRSRSLAVGSRYAVRVSGPQAPGNLFDPEALLIDPYARGLLHVSSDGWRSVVVADGFDWGDARKPATPLDHTVVYEAHVKGISRLNPSVPEELRGSYAGLAHESTIAYLKDLGVTAVELLPVQAFVSEQRLQQEGLTNYWGYNTLNFFTPHGPYASRAAQAAGPEAVLAEFKGMVKLLHLAGIEVILDVVYNHTAEEGMGGPRTSFRGIDNATYYRHDETGAYIDVTGCGNTVDFGNPVPQRLVLDSLRYWANEMQIDGFRFDLAATLGRGEDASFHRDHPLLLAAASDPALAGVKLIAEPWDVGLGGWQTGNFPGPSDGHAGWSEWNDRYRDRVRNFWLADIAEARRNGQAPVGIGGFATRLAGSSNTFSPERGPLASVNFVTAHDGFTMADLTAYDVKHNLGNGENNRDGTDNNRSFNHGVEGPTTDEAVLLTRAKAIRNLLGTLLLSAGVPMITAGDEYGRSQRGNNNAYCQDSELTWLSWLRTREQRELYDTTKRLLQLRRENPALRPSRYAVDGQTTPNASHMDWYDATGQRMDDEDWNSPENRTLQYLAASTPDKEEFNRVLLIVHGVEDDVEVSLPAAPGVTSYQLLWDSATEVPIAEDETEFPPGATRLVGGTSMQLYRANGPRV from the coding sequence ATGACCTCGACCGATCCCCCGCGCAACCTGGGTGTCCGTGTCGGGCCGCACGGGGGTGAGCTGAGGGTCTTCTCGGCCAACGCGGACGCCATGGAGCTGTGCCTGTTCGACGAGCACGACCCGGATTGGCTGGTCAAGACCGTGCCGATGAGCCGGGATGCGAACGGCGTGTGGGTGGGCCGCTCGCGGTCCCTCGCCGTCGGCAGCCGCTACGCCGTCCGTGTGTCCGGCCCCCAGGCGCCCGGCAACCTGTTCGACCCGGAGGCGCTGCTGATCGACCCGTACGCGCGCGGCCTCCTGCACGTGAGCTCCGACGGCTGGCGTTCCGTCGTCGTCGCCGACGGCTTCGACTGGGGGGATGCGCGCAAGCCGGCGACCCCGCTCGACCACACCGTCGTCTACGAGGCACACGTCAAGGGCATCAGCCGGCTGAACCCGTCGGTGCCGGAGGAGTTGCGCGGGAGCTACGCCGGACTGGCGCACGAGTCGACCATCGCCTACCTGAAGGATCTGGGCGTCACCGCGGTCGAGCTCCTGCCCGTCCAGGCATTCGTCTCGGAGCAGCGGCTGCAGCAGGAGGGCCTCACCAACTACTGGGGCTACAACACTCTCAACTTCTTCACGCCGCACGGCCCGTACGCGTCGCGGGCGGCGCAGGCGGCCGGACCGGAGGCGGTGCTCGCCGAGTTCAAGGGCATGGTGAAGCTGCTGCACCTGGCCGGCATCGAGGTGATCCTCGACGTGGTGTACAACCACACCGCCGAGGAGGGCATGGGCGGTCCGCGCACGAGTTTCCGCGGCATCGACAACGCCACCTACTACCGCCACGACGAGACCGGCGCGTACATCGACGTGACGGGATGCGGCAACACGGTCGACTTCGGCAACCCCGTCCCGCAGCGGCTGGTGCTCGACTCGCTCCGCTACTGGGCGAACGAGATGCAGATCGACGGCTTCCGGTTCGACCTGGCGGCGACGCTCGGTCGCGGGGAGGACGCGTCCTTCCACCGCGACCATCCGCTCCTCCTCGCGGCGGCGTCCGATCCGGCGCTCGCGGGTGTGAAGCTGATCGCCGAGCCGTGGGATGTGGGCCTCGGCGGCTGGCAGACCGGCAACTTCCCCGGGCCCTCCGACGGGCACGCGGGCTGGTCGGAGTGGAACGACCGCTACCGCGACCGGGTGCGCAACTTCTGGCTGGCCGACATCGCGGAGGCGCGCCGTAACGGCCAGGCTCCCGTGGGCATCGGCGGATTCGCCACCCGGCTCGCCGGATCGTCCAACACCTTCTCGCCGGAGCGCGGACCGCTCGCCTCGGTGAACTTCGTCACAGCGCACGACGGCTTCACGATGGCCGACCTCACCGCCTACGACGTCAAGCACAACCTGGGCAACGGCGAGAACAACCGCGACGGGACGGACAACAACCGGTCGTTCAACCACGGCGTCGAGGGCCCGACGACGGACGAGGCCGTCCTGCTGACGCGCGCGAAGGCGATCAGGAACCTGCTCGGCACCCTCCTGCTCTCCGCCGGGGTCCCGATGATCACCGCGGGCGACGAGTACGGGCGCAGCCAGCGCGGCAACAACAACGCCTACTGCCAGGACAGCGAGCTGACCTGGCTGAGCTGGCTGCGCACGCGCGAGCAGCGGGAGCTGTACGACACGACGAAGCGGCTGCTTCAGCTGCGCCGGGAGAATCCGGCCCTCCGCCCCAGCCGGTACGCCGTGGACGGCCAGACCACGCCGAACGCCAGCCACATGGACTGGTACGACGCGACCGGCCAGCGGATGGACGACGAGGACTGGAACTCGCCGGAGAACCGCACCCTGCAGTACCTCGCCGCGTCGACCCCCGACAAGGAGGAGTTCAACCGCGTCCTGCTGATCGTGCACGGGGTGGAGGACGACGTGGAGGTGTCGCTTCCCGCGGCGCCGGGCGTGACGTCGTACCAGCTGCTCTGGGACTCGGCGACCGAGGTCCCGATCGCGGAGGACGAGACCGAGTTCCCACCCGGAGCGACCCGGCTGGTGGGCGGCACGTCCATGCAGCTGTACCGGGCGAACGGGCCGCGCGTCTGA
- a CDS encoding alpha-1,4-glucan--maltose-1-phosphate maltosyltransferase produces MLGRIPILELSPQVDEGLWAAAAFSGEVIPFRATAFREGHDKIGVDLILLDPAGQQTEHHMHPLTPGTDRWEVEVQLDQTGLWRYRVQAYADEYATWHHNAEVKVPAGIDVELMLRMGHDLLVTASKDKRRSTAERRHLSEAAKVVADTTRTVDERFAAAVDDRIRQVLTERPVVSLPTLSATRAIQVERTRAGVGSWYEFFPRSEGAKQLPDGSWKSGTFRTAAKRLPEVAAMGFDVVYLPPIHPIGRTFRKGPNNTLDAGENDPGSPWAIGSAEGGHDAIHPDLGTEKDFAFFLGKAKQAGLEVALDLALQASPDHPWVTEHPEWFTTLPDGTIAYAENPPKKYQDIYPINFDNDYEGLRQEVLRIVRHWMSLGVRIFRVDNPHTKPLHFWEWLIHTVNATDPDVVFLAEAFTRPALLRTLAKAGFQQSYTYFTWRNTKEELEEFLDSLAHETADYLRPNLFVNTPDILTEYLQFGGPAAFKVRAAIAATAAPTWGVYSGYELFENVARPGAEEYIDNEKYEYRPRDYAKAQAQGRSLAGYLTMLNRARSEHPALRQLRNLHLHHSEDDSVLVYSKYLDGKFTRTGKPDAVIVVANVDPHSVRETIVHLDVTALGLPAGSQFEVKDRVTGQRWTWGADDYVRLDAFTEPVHILAVRPL; encoded by the coding sequence CTGCTCGGCCGCATCCCGATCCTGGAGCTGTCCCCCCAGGTCGACGAGGGACTCTGGGCTGCAGCAGCGTTCAGCGGGGAGGTCATCCCGTTCCGCGCCACGGCGTTCCGGGAGGGTCACGACAAGATCGGCGTCGACCTCATCCTGCTCGACCCCGCGGGGCAGCAGACCGAGCACCACATGCACCCGCTGACCCCCGGCACCGATCGGTGGGAGGTGGAGGTGCAGCTCGACCAGACCGGCCTCTGGCGCTACCGCGTGCAGGCGTACGCGGACGAGTACGCGACCTGGCACCACAACGCCGAGGTGAAGGTCCCGGCCGGGATCGACGTGGAGCTGATGCTGCGGATGGGCCACGACCTCCTCGTCACGGCCTCCAAGGACAAGCGCCGCAGCACGGCCGAGCGACGGCACCTCTCCGAGGCGGCCAAGGTCGTCGCCGACACCACGCGGACGGTGGACGAGCGCTTCGCCGCCGCCGTCGACGACCGCATCCGGCAGGTGCTCACGGAGCGCCCGGTCGTCAGCCTTCCCACCCTCTCCGCCACGCGCGCCATCCAGGTGGAGCGGACGCGCGCCGGCGTCGGCAGCTGGTACGAGTTCTTCCCGCGCTCCGAGGGCGCGAAGCAGCTGCCCGACGGCTCGTGGAAGTCCGGCACCTTCCGCACCGCCGCGAAGCGGCTCCCGGAGGTCGCCGCGATGGGCTTCGACGTCGTGTACCTCCCGCCGATCCATCCCATCGGCCGGACCTTCCGCAAGGGCCCGAACAACACGCTCGACGCCGGGGAGAACGACCCCGGGTCTCCCTGGGCGATCGGCAGTGCGGAGGGCGGCCACGACGCCATCCACCCCGACCTCGGCACCGAGAAGGACTTCGCGTTCTTCCTCGGGAAGGCGAAGCAGGCCGGCCTGGAGGTCGCGCTCGACCTCGCCCTGCAGGCGTCGCCCGACCATCCGTGGGTGACCGAGCACCCGGAGTGGTTCACCACGCTCCCCGACGGCACCATCGCGTACGCCGAGAACCCGCCGAAGAAGTACCAGGACATCTACCCCATCAACTTCGACAACGACTACGAGGGGCTGCGCCAGGAGGTGCTGCGCATCGTCCGGCACTGGATGTCGCTCGGCGTCCGCATCTTCCGCGTCGACAATCCGCACACCAAGCCGCTGCACTTCTGGGAGTGGCTGATCCACACGGTCAACGCGACCGACCCGGACGTGGTGTTCCTCGCCGAGGCGTTCACCCGTCCTGCGCTGCTCCGCACCCTGGCGAAGGCCGGCTTCCAGCAGTCGTACACCTACTTCACCTGGCGCAACACGAAGGAGGAGCTCGAGGAGTTCCTCGACTCGCTCGCGCACGAGACGGCCGACTACCTGCGGCCGAACCTGTTCGTGAACACGCCGGACATCCTGACGGAGTACCTCCAGTTCGGCGGCCCCGCCGCGTTCAAGGTGCGCGCCGCCATCGCGGCGACCGCCGCTCCCACCTGGGGCGTCTACTCCGGCTACGAGCTGTTCGAGAACGTCGCGCGTCCCGGTGCCGAGGAGTACATCGACAACGAGAAGTACGAGTACCGCCCGCGCGACTACGCCAAGGCGCAGGCGCAGGGCCGTTCGCTCGCGGGCTATCTGACCATGCTCAACCGGGCGCGCAGCGAGCACCCCGCGCTCCGGCAGCTGCGCAACCTGCATCTCCACCACAGCGAGGACGACAGCGTCCTCGTGTACTCGAAGTACCTGGACGGGAAGTTCACCCGGACGGGCAAGCCGGATGCGGTGATCGTCGTCGCCAACGTCGACCCGCACTCCGTGCGCGAGACGATCGTGCACCTCGATGTGACCGCGCTCGGCCTGCCTGCCGGCTCCCAGTTCGAGGTGAAGGACCGGGTGACCGGCCAGCGCTGGACCTGGGGCGCCGACGACTACGTGCGCCTGGACGCGTTCACCGAACCCGTGCACATCCTGGCCGTCCGACCGCTGTGA
- a CDS encoding GNAT family N-acetyltransferase: MDEMTVRRATVDDARGVAEVHVTAWREAYAGRMPAEFLASLDVDRRAAGWTRILERGETDAFVAEQGGAIIGWATAGAGRDDDAPRDRELEGIYLLASAYGSGAGQRLLDAAIGDAPAYLWVMDGNPRAEAFYLRNGFTRDGATMTHPAGDATILAVRMTR, from the coding sequence ATGGACGAGATGACGGTCAGGCGGGCCACCGTCGACGATGCGCGCGGCGTCGCCGAGGTGCACGTCACGGCGTGGCGCGAGGCGTACGCGGGTCGGATGCCCGCCGAGTTCCTGGCCTCCCTCGACGTCGATCGCCGGGCGGCGGGCTGGACCCGAATCCTGGAGCGCGGCGAGACGGACGCCTTCGTCGCCGAGCAGGGCGGCGCGATCATCGGCTGGGCCACTGCCGGCGCGGGCCGCGACGACGACGCTCCGCGCGATCGCGAGCTGGAGGGCATCTACCTGCTGGCGAGCGCCTACGGTTCCGGCGCGGGCCAGCGACTGCTCGACGCAGCGATCGGCGACGCTCCCGCCTACCTGTGGGTGATGGACGGCAACCCCCGCGCCGAGGCCTTCTACCTCCGCAACGGTTTCACGCGCGACGGCGCCACCATGACGCATCCCGCCGGCGACGCCACCATCCTCGCCGTCCGCATGACCCGCTGA
- the glgP gene encoding alpha-glucan family phosphorylase — protein MKAIRRFTVRAVLPENLSALEEIAGNLRWSWHEPTKELFARISPELWQQVRHDPIALLGAVEPSRLAELAADQGYVEWATHIRDDLRAYIHDPRWYQSLGDAAPQTIAYFSPEFGIAATLPQYSGGLGILAGDHLKAASDLGVPLVAAGLFYRSGYFSQAITPDGWQLESYPVLDPDGLPLSVLRNPDGTPVQISLALPDGVLHARVWRAAVGRVTLLLLDTDIPDNEERLRSVTDRLYGGGGEHRLLQELLLGIGGVRAVKAWTELTGAPEAEVFHTNEGHAGFLGLERISDLIGEGLTFDQALQVVRAGTVFTTHTPVPAGIDRFDRALVQRYFSTSLLPGVSADEVLPLGAEDYPGGSPDVFNMAVMGLRLGQHANGVSKLHGDVSRHMFNGLYPGFDPQEVPIDSVTNGVHAPTWTDPMLRALALERLGTEDTTHADWGNASAVADADLWSVRNRMREQLVQDARRRLMAAWEDQNPGGIAPAWMSDLLDPNVLTIGFARRVPTYKRLTLMLHDPDRLRRILTDPDRPVQFVIAGKSHPADDEGKRLIQKLVQFASEADIRQRMVFLPDYDIGMAQLLYPGTDVWLNNPLRPLEACGTSGMKAALNGALNLSILDGWWNEFYDGENGWAIPSADAAGDGAERDALEAEAMYDLIEHQIAPRFYERDGDDVPTAWVSRIRHTLSTLSSPLSAERMVREYVERLYLPASDYENRLSADDFARARSLAAWKERVEAAWPGVAVTHVDAGGVDAVPQVGDELHVRALVQLNGLQSSDVEVQVVYGRSRDGDELTDVHRQALTVDGGVPGTHDASVPFEFVGTVRLAWAGSFGYTVRVVPVNDLLLTPAELGLVTTAS, from the coding sequence GTGAAGGCCATCCGAAGATTCACCGTCCGCGCCGTCCTCCCCGAGAACCTCTCAGCACTGGAGGAGATCGCAGGCAACCTCCGCTGGTCCTGGCACGAGCCCACCAAGGAGCTGTTCGCCCGCATCTCGCCCGAGCTGTGGCAGCAGGTGAGGCACGATCCCATCGCTCTGCTCGGCGCCGTAGAGCCGTCGCGGCTCGCCGAGCTCGCCGCCGATCAGGGCTACGTCGAGTGGGCGACCCACATCCGCGACGACCTGCGCGCGTACATCCACGACCCGCGCTGGTATCAGTCGCTCGGCGATGCCGCGCCCCAGACGATCGCCTACTTCTCGCCCGAGTTCGGCATCGCGGCGACCCTGCCGCAGTACTCCGGCGGTCTCGGCATCCTCGCCGGCGACCATCTGAAGGCCGCGAGCGACCTCGGCGTGCCGCTCGTCGCCGCCGGCCTGTTCTACCGCTCCGGCTACTTCTCCCAGGCGATCACGCCCGACGGGTGGCAGCTGGAGAGCTACCCGGTCCTCGACCCGGACGGCCTGCCGCTGAGCGTCCTGCGCAACCCGGACGGAACGCCCGTCCAGATCTCCCTCGCGCTGCCGGACGGCGTGCTCCACGCCCGCGTCTGGCGCGCCGCCGTCGGCCGCGTCACGCTGCTGCTGCTCGACACCGACATCCCCGACAACGAGGAGCGCCTCCGCTCGGTGACCGACCGTCTGTACGGCGGCGGCGGCGAGCACCGCCTGCTGCAGGAGCTGCTGCTCGGCATCGGCGGCGTGCGTGCCGTCAAGGCGTGGACCGAGCTGACCGGCGCACCCGAGGCGGAGGTGTTCCACACCAACGAGGGGCACGCCGGCTTCCTCGGGCTCGAGCGCATCTCCGACCTGATCGGCGAGGGGCTCACCTTCGACCAGGCGCTGCAGGTCGTGCGCGCCGGGACCGTGTTCACGACGCACACCCCCGTCCCCGCGGGCATCGACCGGTTCGACAGGGCGCTGGTCCAGCGGTACTTCTCCACCTCGCTCCTCCCCGGCGTGAGCGCGGACGAGGTCCTCCCGCTCGGCGCGGAGGACTACCCGGGCGGCTCGCCCGACGTGTTCAACATGGCGGTCATGGGCCTGCGCCTCGGCCAGCACGCCAACGGCGTCTCGAAGCTGCACGGCGACGTCTCCCGGCACATGTTCAACGGCCTCTATCCGGGATTCGACCCCCAGGAGGTGCCGATCGACTCGGTGACCAACGGCGTCCACGCCCCCACCTGGACCGACCCGATGCTGCGCGCCCTGGCGCTCGAGCGTCTCGGGACGGAGGACACCACGCACGCCGACTGGGGCAACGCGTCCGCCGTCGCCGACGCCGACCTGTGGAGCGTCCGCAACCGGATGCGCGAGCAGCTGGTGCAGGACGCCCGGCGCCGTCTGATGGCGGCGTGGGAGGACCAGAACCCGGGCGGAATCGCGCCGGCCTGGATGAGCGACCTGCTCGACCCGAACGTCCTCACCATCGGCTTCGCCCGTCGCGTGCCGACGTACAAGCGGCTCACGCTGATGCTGCACGACCCGGACCGGCTGCGGCGCATCCTCACCGACCCCGACCGGCCGGTGCAGTTCGTCATCGCGGGCAAGTCGCATCCGGCCGACGACGAGGGCAAGCGCCTCATCCAGAAACTCGTGCAGTTCGCGTCGGAGGCGGACATCCGCCAGCGCATGGTGTTCCTGCCCGACTACGACATCGGGATGGCGCAGCTGCTCTATCCCGGTACCGACGTCTGGCTGAACAACCCGCTGCGCCCGCTGGAGGCGTGCGGGACGTCCGGCATGAAGGCGGCCCTCAACGGCGCGCTCAACCTGTCGATCCTCGACGGCTGGTGGAACGAGTTCTACGACGGCGAGAACGGCTGGGCGATCCCGTCGGCCGACGCCGCCGGGGACGGCGCCGAGCGCGACGCGCTCGAGGCCGAGGCGATGTACGACCTGATCGAGCACCAGATCGCACCGCGCTTCTACGAGCGCGACGGCGACGACGTCCCGACGGCGTGGGTGTCGCGCATCCGCCACACGCTCTCGACCCTCTCGTCGCCGCTGTCGGCCGAGCGCATGGTGCGCGAGTACGTCGAACGTCTCTACCTGCCCGCGTCGGACTACGAGAACCGCCTGAGCGCGGACGACTTCGCCCGTGCGCGGTCGCTCGCCGCCTGGAAGGAGCGGGTCGAAGCCGCGTGGCCCGGCGTCGCCGTGACGCACGTCGACGCCGGCGGCGTGGATGCGGTGCCGCAGGTGGGCGACGAGCTGCACGTGCGCGCGCTGGTCCAGCTGAATGGGCTGCAGTCGTCGGACGTCGAGGTGCAGGTCGTCTACGGCCGCAGCCGCGACGGCGACGAGCTCACCGACGTCCACCGGCAGGCGCTCACCGTCGACGGCGGTGTGCCCGGAACCCACGACGCGTCGGTGCCGTTCGAGTTCGTCGGCACCGTCCGCCTGGCGTGGGCGGGCTCGTTCGGCTACACCGTCCGTGTGGTGCCGGTGAACGACCTCCTGCTCACTCCCGCCGAGCTCGGCCTGGTCACCACCGCCTCCTGA
- the ybaK gene encoding Cys-tRNA(Pro) deacylase: MARQKPPAGTPATVALTAAGIPFSAHPYVHDPAAPSFGLEAAEALGVEPDRVFKTLLADTDLGLVVGVVPVTGMLDLKALAAAVGAKRATMADPAVAERRTGYVVGGISPIGQKTRHVTVVDETAQLFDTVFVSGGKRGFDVELSPADLLRATGGAFGAIATWTR, from the coding sequence ATGGCACGGCAGAAGCCGCCGGCGGGGACTCCGGCGACGGTCGCGCTGACGGCGGCCGGCATCCCGTTCAGCGCGCATCCCTATGTGCACGACCCCGCAGCGCCGTCGTTCGGGCTGGAGGCCGCCGAGGCGCTGGGCGTCGAACCCGACCGCGTGTTCAAGACGCTCCTGGCCGACACCGATCTCGGCCTCGTCGTCGGTGTCGTCCCGGTGACCGGGATGCTCGACCTCAAGGCGCTCGCCGCAGCGGTCGGCGCCAAGCGGGCCACGATGGCCGACCCGGCGGTCGCCGAGCGTCGCACCGGCTACGTCGTCGGCGGGATCAGCCCCATCGGCCAGAAGACCCGCCACGTCACCGTCGTGGACGAGACCGCGCAGCTGTTCGACACCGTCTTCGTCTCCGGCGGCAAGCGCGGCTTCGACGTCGAGCTCTCCCCCGCCGACCTCCTGCGCGCGACGGGCGGAGCCTTCGGAGCGATCGCGACATGGACGAGATGA
- the glgB gene encoding 1,4-alpha-glucan branching protein GlgB yields the protein MSPIPEGAAAVDLPALDDALLAAVATGSHHDPHAILGQHQVAAPGVADPITVIRALRPLAAEVVAVLPTGAHIELAHVGHGIWQGVDIVGPGAYLIKARYDDGSVWTADDPYRFLPTIGQLDLHLIGEGRHETLWTALGAHVRDLGGVVGTAFTVWAPHARAVRVVGDFNGWDGTLHSMRNMGASGVWELFVPGIGAGEIYKFDLLAQDGRWVRKVDPMAQFAEIPPATASRITVSDHAWADDEWMRRRSETDPHAGPMSVYELHFGSWRPGLGYRDAADQLIDYVGALGYTHVEFLPLAEHPFGGSWGYQVTGYYAPTSRFGSPDDLKYLIDRLHQAGIGVILDWVPGHFPKDDWALARFDGQPLYEHADPRRGEHKDWGTYIFDYGNSQVRNFLVANALYWLEEFHVDGLRVDAVASMLYLDYSRADGEWEPNIHGGRENLEAIGFLQEVTATAYKRNPGTVMIAEESTSYPGVTAPTSSGGLGFGLKWNMGWMHDSLQYIHEDPMYRSYHHSEITFSFVYAWSENFLLPISHDEVVHGKGSLLTKMPGDHWQQLANVRAFLAYMWGHPGKQLLFMGQEFGQPSEWSEERGLDWWILDQPAHQGLWNLVAQLNAVYRQNPQLWALDNEPAGFEWLDGSDAQGNVIAFLRKDRDGEPIAMLFNFSGAPHDGYRIGLPFAGEWEELLNTDAEAYGGSGVGNLGSVTAVDEPWMGRRASAVLTLPPLGALWLKPRR from the coding sequence ATGTCCCCGATCCCCGAAGGTGCCGCCGCCGTCGACCTGCCCGCCCTGGACGACGCGCTGCTCGCGGCCGTGGCGACGGGCAGCCACCACGACCCGCACGCGATCCTCGGCCAGCACCAGGTCGCCGCGCCGGGCGTCGCCGACCCCATCACGGTCATCCGGGCACTCCGCCCGCTCGCCGCCGAGGTGGTCGCGGTGCTCCCGACCGGCGCGCACATCGAGCTCGCCCACGTCGGGCACGGCATCTGGCAGGGCGTCGACATCGTCGGCCCCGGCGCCTATCTCATCAAGGCGCGCTACGACGACGGCAGCGTGTGGACGGCCGACGACCCCTACCGTTTCCTCCCGACGATCGGCCAGCTCGACCTGCACCTGATCGGCGAGGGACGGCACGAGACGCTGTGGACGGCCCTGGGCGCGCACGTGCGCGACCTCGGCGGCGTCGTCGGGACCGCGTTCACGGTCTGGGCGCCGCACGCCCGCGCCGTGCGCGTGGTCGGCGACTTCAACGGCTGGGACGGCACCCTTCACTCGATGCGCAACATGGGCGCCTCCGGCGTCTGGGAGCTGTTCGTTCCCGGCATCGGCGCCGGGGAGATCTACAAGTTCGATCTTCTCGCGCAGGACGGCCGCTGGGTCCGCAAGGTCGACCCGATGGCGCAGTTCGCCGAGATCCCGCCGGCCACCGCCTCCCGCATCACCGTCAGCGACCACGCGTGGGCGGACGACGAGTGGATGCGCCGCCGCTCCGAGACCGACCCGCACGCGGGGCCGATGAGCGTCTACGAGCTGCACTTCGGCTCGTGGCGGCCGGGACTCGGCTACCGCGACGCCGCCGACCAGCTCATCGACTACGTCGGAGCCCTGGGCTACACGCACGTCGAGTTCCTGCCGCTCGCCGAGCACCCCTTCGGCGGTTCGTGGGGGTACCAGGTCACCGGCTACTACGCGCCGACGAGCCGGTTCGGCTCCCCTGACGACCTCAAGTACCTCATCGATCGGCTCCATCAGGCGGGCATCGGGGTCATCCTGGACTGGGTGCCCGGCCACTTCCCCAAGGACGACTGGGCGCTGGCCCGGTTCGACGGCCAGCCGCTCTACGAGCACGCCGACCCGCGCCGCGGCGAGCACAAGGACTGGGGCACGTACATCTTCGACTACGGCAACTCGCAGGTCCGCAACTTCCTCGTCGCGAACGCCCTGTACTGGCTGGAGGAGTTCCACGTCGACGGTCTGCGGGTCGACGCCGTCGCCTCCATGCTCTACCTCGACTACTCGCGCGCCGACGGCGAGTGGGAACCGAACATCCACGGCGGGCGCGAGAACCTGGAGGCGATCGGCTTCCTGCAGGAGGTCACCGCGACCGCGTACAAGCGCAACCCGGGCACGGTGATGATCGCCGAGGAGTCGACCAGCTACCCCGGGGTGACCGCTCCGACGTCCTCCGGCGGCCTCGGCTTCGGCCTGAAGTGGAACATGGGCTGGATGCACGACTCGCTGCAGTACATCCACGAGGACCCGATGTACCGCAGCTACCACCACAGCGAGATCACCTTCTCGTTCGTCTACGCCTGGAGCGAGAACTTCCTGCTCCCGATCAGCCACGACGAGGTCGTGCACGGCAAGGGCTCCCTGCTCACCAAGATGCCCGGCGACCACTGGCAGCAGCTGGCGAACGTGCGCGCGTTCCTCGCGTACATGTGGGGGCATCCGGGCAAGCAGCTGCTCTTCATGGGCCAGGAGTTCGGCCAGCCGTCGGAGTGGAGCGAGGAGCGCGGTCTCGACTGGTGGATCCTGGACCAGCCGGCGCACCAGGGCCTCTGGAACCTCGTCGCGCAGCTGAACGCCGTCTACCGCCAGAACCCGCAGCTGTGGGCCCTGGACAACGAGCCCGCCGGGTTCGAATGGCTGGACGGGTCCGATGCGCAGGGCAACGTCATCGCCTTCCTGCGCAAGGACCGCGACGGCGAGCCGATCGCGATGCTCTTCAATTTCTCGGGCGCACCGCACGACGGGTACCGCATCGGGCTGCCGTTCGCCGGCGAGTGGGAGGAACTGCTCAACACGGACGCGGAAGCGTACGGCGGGTCGGGAGTCGGCAACCTCGGGTCCGTGACGGCGGTCGACGAACCGTGGATGGGCCGCCGGGCATCGGCGGTGCTGACCCTGCCGCCGCTCGGCGCGCTGTGGCTGAAGCCACGACGCTGA